tgtgtataatttgttgtttgctgttaCACAATATTTCGCGCATTCTATTCTCATTCCCGTCTTTCAATATGACCTACTTAATTTCTAGCGTCTGAGTAATTCCTGTTCCAGCGTCacggtgttttgcttttgatcGTTTGAtcgtttgttatttgttaCAGGGGGCCATAAATGAACGTCTCCGCCCCATGTTGTACGCTTCAAATAGCTTGTGATTTTTCTCTCCATCCCCTCAATAAACGATAGCTTAAATGGACAAATACACACGCTTGTGTTGGAGGCAACAAAACAGCGACACACGTAACACATAACAACGATACTGATAGAGCGCACGGTCAAAGACTGGGCGCGCTTGCTAATCACATTTTGCGCACGCCAATTTGTGCGCACTACACGTGTGGTCCACTGAGATGATGCttgatgcttaaaacacaGAGCCAGTGCCTTTATGGCAGCGCAGAGAATGTTTAACAACAAAGCTTATTAATACAATACAATGCCATACGATAGTAGAGCtcttggttttttgttttggaaagaTTCATAAGTGCAAAGCTAGCCGCTGGCAAACGGCCTTCAACGGAAAACGGAAATCGTTTTGCGCAATCGCGTTTAAATATTCACACATAAGCATAGACGATTATTCTCGTACAAAGCGAATGAGAAGGAGCGGGAAGCTGGTTCTGACTAGTGCAGTCCTGCAGATTCTAATTGGGCGGTGGTTTCATTGGAATAGAAGTAGTAAACGAACGTCTCACATACTCACAGTAATAGGAAGCAGCTGTTGTGTTGGTTATTTTCGAACTAATGTTTCATAAATaagcttctgcttctgcttgCTCCACAATCGTACACTCGTACTCGTTTCAATTTGCTACAATTTTTGTTTACAGTTTTGCATTTGCGCTtataaaagaaattaaaacaatattaaaagATTTGTTAAACCTATAAATCCTACAACTCACTACCCAAAAGTACACACCTTAAACAAGTGTCTGAACTTTCTCCTTTCGGTCTGTAAACTATAATAGTGTCACGATTGGCATTTCCACCATACGCCGTCTCCCTCTGTCGGTGATTTGGTGATTTGGCCATCCGGACAGCTGCTTACTATGGTGTTTTACCTTACTGTTTTGTGGGGTGCTGAAGCCACCATTGTGCCTGAGGGCACACGCAGCAGCTTCACTTTCGCTACCATTATAAACTATCTACTTAAATTAAAGAACAAATTGTTTTCTTGTGACACTGTATTGTTTGCGTACATGcgttattgttttttcttctatttaagTTTGTATAGAGACGGACAGGATGATAGTAAGATGGTTTAAAATTGGTGCAAAAACGgtttagaaaaaaacacgtgTTGGTGTAAGATTCGATAAaattgagtcgtttgagtagTTTTCCAATTAGTAATGGCAGTCTTTGCGtataggggtttttttttagtaaacCACTGCTCTACCACAGTACAGCAGAGGAAGCATTTTGTTATACGGGATTTTCATCTGAGCGAGCTTTTACCTTCAAAAGGGATAGTTAATATGtatccgtttttttctttcttcttctctacAGTATAATGGCTGTATGGCttgcgtatgtgtgtaagCACAATCTTACAAAAAAGGGTAacaataattaacaaaatctTAAACGTACAGGAAAATCATTACAtatcatacatacatacacacaagcaAGCTTTGCGCGTGGTGCAGGCTGGGTGTATTACAAATCCCACAAGATAGAGAGCGCACGAGGGGTTGCTTGTTTTTGTACGGTCTCACGTAAACACGTGCAAGCTTACAATAATTCAggacgacaacaacaacaacaacaataaaactcTACTTCACTTACACAACGcaaaaatatatgtatatatgtacaGCGACAGCGTTTGGTAAGAGGTTTGCCAGAGCGCGTTCCAATATGATCTTTCGATTCGTGTTGTTCGTTGGCTGTCCACACAAAGCACACAAATAGGACCACAAAAACTGAAACTAAGTTATGCGAGGTAAGTTCCAATTTGAAAATGGCCCATCAAACGGATCGATCGAGCATGTGCGCGGGCGCGCCCGTACGATCGATTGTTTGAGGCGCATTTTCTCCCTAAAGATTTGAATGCCTTTAATTAGTGTTTatatgttttctttgtttttctatCTTAATCATGTTACTTTATCGTTCCCAAAAAACGTGATGTGACTGGCGTTTTAtctatgtttttgtttactgCTTCGTGATGTGCGCTTCAGATACGTTTGAGATTCGTTTTGAACGAAACAATtgtagtgttgttgtttttttgtggatAAACGGTTTACAATTTAGAAGTAATGTCGAGAAACATTGACCCCGCTAGGCGGTGAGCTTTTGAGAAGTTTTGAATGCTATAGTACGAACGATATCTCACACATTATTAGTTTTagtataaaatattcaatcgAAACCAACGGCGGTGTAAAgcctgtttttttaaatataatttacgAAACAACACGATCTACATACggggtaaaaaataaaacccagcGCAATGAGAATATTACTGTTGACTTTAGTTTAAACGTGGATAAAAATTGACCTCTACTTGGTAGAATTTCGGCGAATCGTACCGAGTAAACTTACTCATAGCTTTGTGGCGATGCTCTGTGTTCGCTGCTGGCGGGTGCCTCGAGCGTGAGCGACATTGTGTCAGTGGATTCATCTATGCCTTGTggtacgtgtgtgtgcatgtgtgttttaTCCCTATATTGTTGTCTGTTCCTCAAACCCACCCGTTCGGGGTTCGGAGTATTTAATTTGATCGCAATTTTTGTGCATCCCTTCCAACGCTCTATGCTACTGAAACCAATTTCCGCCGACCGACGGGACTTAGGCAGTGCTGGAGTTCGTTGGTGCACCGCTGATCGCACTGAACAGGGCCAAGCTGTGCCGGTGCGCGTTATTATTCCCATCGTCCAGCGGGTACACGATCTCGCCCAGCAGATCGCTCAACGCCGAGCAGAGGTTTTCGTAGTTCTCCTTCAGCGCGTTGTGGTACTCGCGCTGATCGGACGAGATCAGGTTGGCGTTGATTTGCAGGACCGTGTAGCAGATTTTTATAAAATCGCTGTAATACAATAAAATACAGTTAAACAATGAAAGGGGCTCGAAATTTGACTATGATTGTTGAGAATGCATACCGGAACACTTCCTTCAGATCTTCCACCTTGTCCAGTGGGTACTTTTTGGTGCTAACTTTGGCCGGGTCGAGAAAGGCGGACGCGTACGCAAGCGGCCCAGCGTTCACTGTCACCGCCACACTGCCCTGCAGCCGTAGCTGCAGCTTCTTCAGATCGATCGGACCCATTACGATCTCCTCCAGCTCGGCAACCTTCGTCTGCATCTCGTCGATCGCTACCTCGATTGGGCTGAGCTCGTGCGATTGCCGATCGCGCACCGGGATACGCTTCAACACGTACGGAAAGCTGTGTAGAGCTGCCGAGGaagggatttttttattaaatgccGTTTGGGGGTTCGGGATTAAGTGCCGTTTTGCTTACTCGTCAAGATAGTTCTTCGTTTCCACTGATCCTCTACAGTGCCGTGGGCGGCGCCGGACGGTGTGAACGGTGTTTCGTACATGAACGTGTCCACGTCATGGTTTTGCTCGAATTCCGTCGGTCTCATTTCCAGCTCGTCCTTGCAGAAGTAGGGCGTTACGTGTGTCACCTGAATGTAGGCAATCTTTGGATCCAGTGTAGACTGATCAACCTGTGATATGGAGGGAGAAATATTAATCAATTTACCTTCCAGTTACTGTTACacacagtgctgcaaaatgtcattgtCAAtgtcatagaaaaaaaatctgactgacaCAAAATctatgtcagcgtcacgtactcaatagTGATAACCAGcggtgatactcaaaacgattggtgtgaccaatacatgcttCGTGATATTTTTGCGACCATTGATTGGTCAGTCattttgtcatgacttttttttttaactgtgatcagttctgcaaaatgtcactgacatagtcatgacaaattccggctgaaacaaaatcatgtcagcgtcacgagcactactgtgatgatcagaggtgagactcaaacagttgctGCGACCGgtacatgcttggtgacagtGTGTGCAACCATCTCTTGGCCAGTCACTTGGTtgcgacattttctgtcggtgattaTCACGATAGTTATGGGAGATAAAcagtgcgtgcgagtggttccaagaaacaaattgagcatgctttctcgctctgtttgacccgacagacaaTCAAAGCAGACCGAGACGAGAAAGAAGGCCCATTTTGGTACTTGTGGTCCGCCAAATATATTCCAaaaatgtcgtgattatcaccgtGATTAttaccaagtgagtgaccaagatTTGGGTGTTcatcaaaatgtcaccaagcatgtgattgattctccaactgtttgagtctcacttCTGATCATCCTAGTTGTGTatgtgagctgatttgagcatcgtttcagtcatgagtgttggtgactgaaacaatggcatttggcagctCTGATCACAGCCAGAAAATGTCATGATAATTCATGTCATGACTTGCGCCGACATTAAGCCCAGCATATCAGTCCGAGTATCGTGTTTGACTCAAGCAATCGCATGACGTTCCCGGCATGTCATGACGTACTTTCATTAAGTATCAGCAaggagcatcaagctaccacggatatgtccattgtttttgttggtgaacATTTCGTGATGCTCATGGCATTTTGCAGAACTTGCTACTGCCAATGCGTGCTATACTTACAGGTGCAGAGTCCTTCAATATCTTTACATTATCCGCCCCAAACTTGTCCCTGTACTGCTTGTCCAATCGTTCGGAAATTTCGCTCAGCGACGTCACCTTTGGCTCCTTGTAAATGTACTCCACAGCGTTTTCCTCCTCAAAATAAAgctgaaattaaaataaaattaaccgATGAGACAAAATAATTCGAACCATTACTCCCAACGCACTCCCTTACCTGACTGAAGAAGATCACACGGTAGAACCGACCCAGCAAACGCTTGCCCGACTTGTTGAACTCGATCACCCGTGTGTACGCCTGCGCCAGATGCTCGTAGCACTGCGTCAGCCCCGTATAATCCCGCCGCGATTCCAGTATCGGCAGGATCAACCGGTACAGCTCCCCGAGACACTCGAGCCGCTCGGCCCGATCCAAATAGTCGGCGCACTCCTTCAACCGCTCCAGCAGAAACTGTTCCGTGTACTGCGAGTCCTGCGTGCCACTGTCCAGCTTCAGGCCCTTCTCATCGCGCGGAATGTTGCGCGAGATGCGCCCGAACGATTCCGCCCCAAGCGCCACCGGACAGCAACCCTTCAGCTTGAGGTACTCCGACACGAGCGCGGCAATGTGCAGATAGCAGCAGGCCGCCTCGGAGATGTTGCCATTCTGCAGATGGTTGTTGGCCATCGTCGTCAGCCACGTTTGGCGCAGCTCGGGCGTGGAAGCGTACGAGTTGGCGAGCGAGTGCTGCAGCTCCAGCAACCGTTCCGGGTCCATGTGGTGCGCCTGCATCTGTGCCGTAGCCATCAGCACGGTACGCACGCGGCGCGTCAAATCCTTCACCTCCATCGGGAAGCCCGTACCCTTCATCGCCTTATCGCTGCTCGCGTAGTTGTTGATCGTGGACAGCGACTCCTGGAAGCGCGCATTGTTCAGCCCGATCACGTTGCCGATCATCTGCGACACGGAAATGATCACCTGCAGATGGACGCGCGTCAGCCCCTTCCGGCCGCTAAACTCAAAGTTGCTGCGCATCAGCAGATACAGCACGGCGCACGCCTCCTGCCGCAGGCTTGCCAGCCGGCTGTCGCAGCACTTGAGCAGCTCGTACACCAGCTGGCCGCACAGCACGGCCGTACCCTTGAACAGGGCCTGCGAGAAGTTGTTGATGAAGGCGCGCAGCGCCGCAAACACGTGCTTGGAGAGCGACTCCGACTGGCCGAGCTGCAGGAAGCGCAGATAGACGCGCGCAATCTTCGGCAGCACCGTGCCGTCGAGCATCGATTCGCGGAACTGGACCGAGTACAGCCCAACGCAGTCCAGCACGATCAGCCCAATCTCCGTCGCCAGGTTCGACTCGTACAGGGCCTGCTTGAGGCGCCACGTTTCCTCGACCAAATTTTCCCGGTTTGCCGTGTGGTTCAGCGTGCCCGACTCGAACCCGGCCTCGCCACCGTTCGTTGCGCTGGGTGGCAGTACCCGCGCCGGCAGTGTGCTCGCTTTCGCCGCCTTGCTACTCTTCGTATCGCGCCCCCCTTCGGCCGGCACCTGGACGTGCTTTTTGCCCACGTACCGGAAGTACAGCAGGCACAGATCGAGCACGGTAAAGAACTGTACCGTCTCGCTTTCGGTGCAGTTGTGCCACCAGGCGATCATGTGCTCCGGCGCCAGATGTTTCACCACGAACAGGAAGCTGATGAGCAGATCTTTGGTTTCCGTGACGGAAAACTTATCCGTCCGCTGGATGATGGTGGGCTGCGTCACGCTCACCGACCGGGCGTGGCTCGGGCGGGCCGAGTTGGCGTACGACGAGTCGTTGAACTGGTTCCGTATCACCACCGTACCGTCCTGCGACAGCGTGGAGCACTCCGAGTTGAGCGAGCTGCTCGAGTGCCCATTGGACAGGGCGGCGTGCGCCTGTCCCTGCCCGGCAATGGCCGCCAGAAAGCTCGTATCCTTCAGATGCAGCGACGAGCGGATCGGGCTCGTGTACTCGATAAACATCGTCACCCGGTTCGAGCGGGACTTTGGTGTGCTGGTTTGGGAGGCCACGGCGGACGGTGTCGCCGTCGTGGGCAGCGTGGGCAGCGAGTCGCGCGCGAATACGTAGCTACTGCTGCACGACATACGATTGGCACCGACCGGGTCATGGTGTTTGCCCTTCCGATCGGTCCCGTCCGATATGCGGTTAAGGTTTTCCAGCACAATCCCCAGCCAGGGCACGTACAGCATCGCCAGCCGGCTCTGCTGGCCCTTGTTCTGGTAGCGATCGTCCAGATCGTGCTTGGCAAGCAGCTCCTTCAGCGTAACCAACCCCAGCCGTCGAATGTGGTTCACCTCGTTCAGTGAACTCTTCACCTCCTGCAGCAAAATACCCACCAAGAAGTGTTGCCGACAGTACTCCTCCGACAGGCAGAACTGTTGCAGCAGATCCGGCGCCCGATTGTTGGGCGTTAGCATGAAGGGCAGGTTCAGCGGTACGTAGTGCTCGTGGGAGCACACCTCCCGCAGGAAGCTAAACTTGTACTCCTGCAGGATGCGCGAATCACCCGGTCCCCACCGGTCCATATACACCCGTATCAACCGAAACACGAACCCGCGGTCCATGAACGAGAGGCAGCGCTTCACAAACACGGACAAGCTCTGGTTGAGCTGCTCCGTCTCCATCGGCAGGTCCTTGTGGCGGGAGTTGATGTACGGCACCAGCACCTGAAACAGTGCCTCAATGCGGCTGCAAAACTCTTTCGGAAACCGCTCGTTCCGCTGCATCTTGATGCGCCCGGTCGACAGCAGATACTGCGCCATGCTCTTCACAATCACCTCGAAAAAGATGCCGGAAAACTTCAAAAACTTGTTCACCACCAAAAAGTCCGTGTTGTTCGGGTGGAGCAGCGTGAGCAGATGCCGGCACAGCTCCCCATGGACGGTGTTCTGCTGCGCAGTCGGCGAGCTCCCGCCCGCCGGCTGGCTGTCGATGCGGTACACGTACTTCACGTACGCACTGAGCAGCTCCTTGCGCTTCGCGTCCTCCGCCACCATGTGAAAGAGATTGACCAGCAGGCGTATGATGTTCAGGCCCACCTCCTCGCTGCCGGTCGCCACGAGCAGCGCAAACAGCTGGTTCAGTATGGTGGGCAAAAACGTGATCAGCGAACCGATCTGTATCGCGTGGGCCGCCTTCAGGATCTTGCACGTTTCCGTCGTGTCCGGCGGGGCGATCGTTTTCGTGTGCTCCAGCAAGCGTTCCGCGTGCAGGAAGAGATTGTGCAGGTGCTGGTCGGTGGTCAGCACGGTCGAGTCGAGCCGCAGGCTGACGGTGAAGATGGGCCGCTGGTTGTCGATCCACTGCACATCCGGACCGGCGTTCTGCTAAACGAATGGGGAATGGTTTGTAGCGGATGGACGGGCAATATTTGGGAGTGTGGgaggttattgttttttttacaataaatacaCAAACCacagaaaagagagagagagggagggagagaacaTACACATGGAAAATAGGTTAGATTTTTCTACCAATGTTAAAGGGAGAGTCCTTGCGGATACGACTCGCCGATAGACGAATCGTAACGTTATTAGTATGTGTTAGCATCATCAAAAGACTATCATGCAGGTAAAATGCTCGAGTCGCTGGTTTTGTATGCGCTTTTGCAGGCGGAAAGTGACACTTACCCCTCTGCCCAAACCGAGCGGCTGGATCGACAAATAACCCACTGGCAGGGTGGTCGCCACCGGCAGACACTGTTCCTCGACGTTGATTTTCCCTTTCGCCAGCAGGGGCACCCAAGCGAACCCGACCGCCTGCTCGGTGCTGGTAGTGGTGAGGTCTTTCTTTTTCGCAATATTGCACGACACGTGGAAGAAGGAAAACAGCAAATGATGCTGGGGCGTAATGTTGAGCGGAAGGCGTAGCTTGATCTCCTCGTACCAGGTCGGGCTGGTGTTGTGGTGCAGCACCGGGCAAGACATTTGCGAGACCAGCTGCTCCTGCCCGGGTCGTCCGTAGATACACTGGAAAAATTGGtggaaaatttatattttagtttaaagttttatttaaatgatcATCAACGAGCTCGGCAAACGATGCTCACCTCAATCGATTTGGCTTCGGCCGTATCGCTGTCGCGAAGCTCCACGATCACAGCCAAATTACGGGCACGGGAGAAATGCTTCTGACTGTCGTAGTTCAAATGCAGCGGATACACAAACAGATGGTTCACAAAGTGTACGAAGGGATGGAGGTGTTGCTCGGAGCTGTTGGCAAATTCCGTCACCTCGACGGTCGGATCCGCGACGGGTGGAATGGGGAACGGATTTAACGGTACCAAACTGTTTGTAAGGCAGTCTGCAAagggagaaaaataaatcattaaacTGTATCCTTACAGAAAACCTACCCCAAAAACTTACTGTTGGGCAGTTCGTTCAGTGCTTCAATGTAAATCTTCAAGGAGCCCGGTATCACAGTCAGTTTGCTGAACTTGTCCGGCTTCCTGTACTCGGccagcagcttcagcagctccTCGTCCTTCAGCTTCGCGCCCTCCTGCCGGTAGATGGCCGGGAACTCGTACGACGTGTCCAGATCGTTGCTGTACAGCTGAAACAGTGGCCGGGCGGCCCACGCGAACGGCATCCGATAGTGGCCGCACTTTTGCGCGTACTGCTTGATCGTCTTCTGCAGCTTGCACAGCACCTTCGGATCTTTGGTCGTCTTCAGGTACGGCTCGACCGACGGATTGATGGCACCCTGCAGTATCTTGTCGATCCGCACCACGATAAAGATGTCCGCGTGCGGTACGGTCACGTTGAAAATGGCTTGCCTCGCACGGGCCAGCCACTCTTTGGTGACCGCCGCCGAGTGTAGCTCGTCACTGTGCGTGTCACATTTGGTGCGGCCCGGTTTCAGCGTGCCGTTGCCATTTTGGTGCGCTTTGTTGGCCGCGTTCGGGGAGGCACAAACGGGCCGCTCGGCTTTGCAACTGCCGGTCAGCAGTTCGTGCACGTGCTCTTTGTTGAGATCGAAGTAGAAATTTTCGCTCAACTTTCGGCCGGCTCGGGCATCGTACAGTGCCACGCTGGTGAGGTATGGTTCGATCTGTAAATACAgagatttattttgttttaaaagggGACAggaaagataaaaaacaattcatatTATTAACATTTGTTTGACTAAATTTAAACCAAAGCATGTTTTGTATGAAACCGAGCTCAAAATCATATCCAAATTGATCATGTCGTGATCATCACTGCCGCCCTCTGTTGGTAGCTAGCGTTACTAATGAAGCAGAACTTgatcaacctttttttttgtgcaaaattattgcaaataaaaaatgaattattctTTAATCCTTTCGGTGgaaatgtgcatacattatcttacactCATGTTTTACTAGAAAGCGTGTTGAAACTTTTAAGTTTCTAtcgatttttataaattttttttttaatgaaacaaacatatgttttttctgtttgaaatgttcgggtaagacggacacctgatacgggaaagatggacaccatgaaggtAAGATGGACATCTATACAAAACGTTGGAAATTAAAGAggtttataatattttaacatatcCTATTGCTTTCCACGTCCTGGTACGTACATAGACCAATTCTAGGCCAATTGCGACGACGGTTCATTCAGCCGTTAATTTAGGAATTGTAAGCGCTACTTGTAACACCTCAAAGAAtgcaaaatttaaagaaatcTCTTTATGAAATTACTCCGCTTGTTAATACATGGATGGTTTATATCTTCTAAACATCCTTATTTAGGGTATTTGATTAAATCTATTCATCACAAATtgatataagaagtaaaataaatcaataaaatcaatGTCCATCTTCCCTACGACAGAGTGTCCGTCTTTCCTGCTTTGGTGTCAGAATGTTTAAACtactaaaaaaacaatttttttttattggtttctTTCTCGTTCTGTcgtcagcttttttgcttaatAATCACGACAACTCATTCAAGACACAAAACttccgaaaatataaacaatacaagtTACAGAGCAAGATACCCAGTAGCTAAATTAGATCCCCAGTAGATTGAAAACTAGTTACGTTCGTCAATTTGCATATATTATGCCgaaaatgttctcaaatgttttcttttactttaagTTTGGATGATGGATTGttgaatttttgaaaaaaatccttCTCCATGCATTTAAGAGAAGTTTCTATCTTACCCGCAGTgaccgtctttacctaccttccccaattaattttattaaactgattcataaattcatctttttttgtCCTGTTAGTTAGgttatacaattttttttgaaatgtttgaattttgtttgaaaaaaaaactatttgagcAATTTTGATGTGCTATATCATATATTGTGTTCAGCTATATCATGAACTAACTTCATTCGTttatataaattatatttttcatgtttattttaatcaaacaaAGATATCCAATAAATCACATTTCAGGATCCttgttttttgaaaatatacTTGAAAAATTGATGTGTTCAACTGCTTTATGGTTTTATCTCTGCCATAACTTATTCCATTAATAAATATGCTAGTTGAATAAGCTGTAGCAAAGATAAAACCAACCCCCTAAAAAACAATCCAACGATATGAACCGTTCAAAATCCAAACAGCTATTTTGTCCGCAAGCGATACATTTTGATCCATAGTCAGACGGTAAATCCAGTGTGAAAGAGAGCGCAGCCGCCGAAAGAGCAGGGCACATCGGTGACAGTCGAGCAGTCGAGTAGCGGCACTCGAATGGCGCGCGCGTTCTTCTAGCTGTCATGCTGCCGTCAttttttgccacttttttCCCTGCCGACGTCGGAGTCGGTTTGTTTCACGCCAAAAATAAAGTGGAAAACTAATCAGCAAAGTGTGTAGAACGGTGGTGTGGCAGTGTGCATTTTCCGTTTGGCAATTGTTTTGAACGCGGAAAGTGCTGTATTGCCGCAGGTTGAGCGAGTATGGCCGTGGGTGGAAACCATTCGGTCATCGTGCGCTAgagcagtgtgtgcgtgtgggatTGATTTGCCGTCGGTAAAATCGCGGAGCATCCATCGTGGTGCTTTGTCCGGTTGTGTCCGAAATAGTGCGGTGTGTGATGTGTTTTCCCTTCTATCACAGCAAAATGGTATAAATTTGCAGTGTTTTATCGCCGGACAGTTTTATCGTGAGCACAACATAGGAATACGAACAAATCACAGCAGCCCAGCTTAGCCCCATACCAGTAACAGTACCGGGTGAACGAGAGCTCTCTACTTTGGATGCCGAACAAGCGGTAAGCAGTATATTTCCCACTTTGAAAACGAATTCAATT
This sequence is a window from Anopheles merus strain MAF chromosome 3R, AmerM5.1, whole genome shotgun sequence. Protein-coding genes within it:
- the LOC121596788 gene encoding dedicator of cytokinesis protein 9 isoform X1 produces the protein MTERKFTRGLNKPGMAAQLRENISQVVRESTSLTKPIIVEPIDFEAFVVKNRTLIQNDPQRELLLYPNDDVSEILQPKKFRTVHSNIPGHVSQAATTSTNGSSKRSGGTDSAASSQNGTPTSNRSQQSSASSTSSSSAGSGGGTAIGGLLLTRQALHTYNSPNHLIHYKYSKYGGTCYELPRISPSEELREEVYEVDTDPDRLDEQMTRSQADTIAKQGYLFKGPDTNSDRMFAHIGSKSFKKRYCYLRQEIDGTYILELHKDEKQAEAKATIVMDFCTEVVPNPKKGRFCFELRMKMNEGQHGKSVTLAADDETEMEDWLRKISSVLQQNKLQEDKRVASLERAAAPLATANANTATMPASPCSTMQYGTLKGLEQSMNPQLNRYARETDQSIAQARRDSRKRLFGGQQLLYLQSGGTVGGGGGRGGGAAPLVVAGGVASAAAPSRSEAFIEPYREQFGQRILIKCDSLRFRLLGPIDGVNGPPVPDSDAPLCQIEPYLTSVALYDARAGRKLSENFYFDLNKEHVHELLTGSCKAERPVCASPNAANKAHQNGNGTLKPGRTKCDTHSDELHSAAVTKEWLARARQAIFNVTVPHADIFIVVRIDKILQGAINPSVEPYLKTTKDPKVLCKLQKTIKQYAQKCGHYRMPFAWAARPLFQLYSNDLDTSYEFPAIYRQEGAKLKDEELLKLLAEYRKPDKFSKLTVIPGSLKIYIEALNELPNNCLTNSLVPLNPFPIPPVADPTVEVTEFANSSEQHLHPFVHFVNHLFVYPLHLNYDSQKHFSRARNLAVIVELRDSDTAEAKSIECIYGRPGQEQLVSQMSCPVLHHNTSPTWYEEIKLRLPLNITPQHHLLFSFFHVSCNIAKKKDLTTTSTEQAVGFAWVPLLAKGKINVEEQCLPVATTLPVGYLSIQPLGLGRGQNAGPDVQWIDNQRPIFTVSLRLDSTVLTTDQHLHNLFLHAERLLEHTKTIAPPDTTETCKILKAAHAIQIGSLITFLPTILNQLFALLVATGSEEVGLNIIRLLVNLFHMVAEDAKRKELLSAYVKYVYRIDSQPAGGSSPTAQQNTVHGELCRHLLTLLHPNNTDFLVVNKFLKFSGIFFEVIVKSMAQYLLSTGRIKMQRNERFPKEFCSRIEALFQVLVPYINSRHKDLPMETEQLNQSLSVFVKRCLSFMDRGFVFRLIRVYMDRWGPGDSRILQEYKFSFLREVCSHEHYVPLNLPFMLTPNNRAPDLLQQFCLSEEYCRQHFLVGILLQEVKSSLNEVNHIRRLGLVTLKELLAKHDLDDRYQNKGQQSRLAMLYVPWLGIVLENLNRISDGTDRKGKHHDPVGANRMSCSSSYVFARDSLPTLPTTATPSAVASQTSTPKSRSNRVTMFIEYTSPIRSSLHLKDTSFLAAIAGQGQAHAALSNGHSSSSLNSECSTLSQDGTVVIRNQFNDSSYANSARPSHARSVSVTQPTIIQRTDKFSVTETKDLLISFLFVVKHLAPEHMIAWWHNCTESETVQFFTVLDLCLLYFRYVGKKHVQVPAEGGRDTKSSKAAKASTLPARVLPPSATNGGEAGFESGTLNHTANRENLVEETWRLKQALYESNLATEIGLIVLDCVGLYSVQFRESMLDGTVLPKIARVYLRFLQLGQSESLSKHVFAALRAFINNFSQALFKGTAVLCGQLVYELLKCCDSRLASLRQEACAVLYLLMRSNFEFSGRKGLTRVHLQVIISVSQMIGNVIGLNNARFQESLSTINNYASSDKAMKGTGFPMEVKDLTRRVRTVLMATAQMQAHHMDPERLLELQHSLANSYASTPELRQTWLTTMANNHLQNGNISEAACCYLHIAALVSEYLKLKGCCPVALGAESFGRISRNIPRDEKGLKLDSGTQDSQYTEQFLLERLKECADYLDRAERLECLGELYRLILPILESRRDYTGLTQCYEHLAQAYTRVIEFNKSGKRLLGRFYRVIFFSQLYFEEENAVEYIYKEPKVTSLSEISERLDKQYRDKFGADNVKILKDSAPVDQSTLDPKIAYIQVTHVTPYFCKDELEMRPTEFEQNHDVDTFMYETPFTPSGAAHGTVEDQWKRRTILTTLHSFPYVLKRIPVRDRQSHELSPIEVAIDEMQTKVAELEEIVMGPIDLKKLQLRLQGSVAVTVNAGPLAYASAFLDPAKVSTKKYPLDKVEDLKEVFRDFIKICYTVLQINANLISSDQREYHNALKENYENLCSALSDLLGEIVYPLDDGNNNAHRHSLALFSAISGAPTNSSTA